Below is a window of Lytechinus variegatus isolate NC3 chromosome 4, Lvar_3.0, whole genome shotgun sequence DNA.
gtctagttcataaaaagtggatataagagtaaccatgtatcactgaacatcttgtgcgagttagagtagtattcaaagtcagcactgctgctatattgaaccgcgtgatgcaggtgagacggccagaggcattccacttgttttaaattttgtattgatACATATTTGGtatgactgaaaaggaaattagacatttcaacatttttttcttgtttttcatggtttcatgattttcttatgtattcctattgttttctatatttttcatatttttccattttcacaatttttttgcttcAGTTGTTTTCATTAATGAGTATTGaataacaaatcagtctttgAAAACTAAAGAAAAAGTAAATAACAACTTTTcagagcactcttgaaatttgtttttctccattcactttgtacacaaatctccccattgacattgtgtgtaaatgtattatgtcccatacgtaacaatgtTTTAATTagctttttaaaaagtaaactctatttttgaaactttttggggtataacactttataaattagaacttcccagagatgcaacaatgcaagtattgtattatgaaaaataacttaaaaatacatcctcaaaatgttacgtattggacattccatccttggacaagattAAACTCATGTAGGTTTGTATTGTGGACTTTGGTGTTTgaacaatttttatgttttgatgaaatttagaatttaaaaaaggggTGGATCGTTGCTGATTTGACCCAATCTGCATTGTTTCTTCAAGTATTAATTTGCTAACATTGTTTGTGTCTCTCTCTTATTACGATGAAggttaatttacatgtatatacatgtagaagtacTGTAATTACATATATGTTTAaatttattgctattttgtGTTATTCCATGTAGGCAACAGCCAATGTGGAGAACCTCTCGACagaattttcaattcttttcgATGACTCCCAAGCATTGGCTGGTGctcaattttacatttcttttgtaatgttTCTATAATTGCTGTCATACTTTCTTGcctgtaaatgaaataaataaataaatagatcgTTGGACATTATTTCCAGGTGCCAATTTCATTTGGAATGTACAGTTATGAtttggaaaccttgattttaattggttacatgtatatacatgtacctagcCAGGCTGTCGCCACAGTAGTTACTATAACAAGGAAGTTATCACAATCACTCTAGGTTAAAGATGTTtatcaaaatatgttttgttggtaggtccaccatcatcatttaaGTAccattaataacaaaataatcaagATGAAAACAGTTATTATTCATTTGTGATACAGATACTGGACGAGGACTAATGGCAAGAAAGAATTTTAGGGTGAGACAGAGAGCATTATTTCCACCTTTGAAGCCAAAGGTTTTAATtctaaagattaaaaaaaaaaaattttttaatgaaagatcagaaacaaaataaatgttgtgTGGTCAAAGCTGCATTGTGAATTCTTGATATGGGTCAAAATTTACAATTGAAAAGGCTAGGTTTATGTTTGACAAAGCATTTCTGAGGgattgattgaaattaaaacgAAGATTTCAGGGTAAAATCATCCCATATGTACCCGTAGGCACTCTGGTTggtgcttcataaagctgttcgtataaaAGTTAAGACCAACTTtaggaacgactggtgaacctttcatATGCGATAATCACTGATGAACATTTCATGCTGACATTattacaagaaaggatcaccagtcattcctATTAAAGTAAAGTCACTCAAGAttgtgaacagctttatgaaatagccCCCTGATGGGTTATCACATCATTTGCAAAATACTCTGATATCTTCAGTTCTATactttgaaaatgttttcaGTTACGTTTGAATACATCAtctttttgaaatgtcaaaatatatgcAGGAGAATTATTCATGCTCATTGTGTGCTTATTCTGCAGCCCGGTGATCTGATAGTTGAGATTCCACGGCGTCTGCTTGTGACCCCGAAAGATGTCTTGAACACGGAATTAGGACCACTTATAAAGAGGTATGAATATGATTCTGCTGTGCCTGGTGAGTTGGTATGCCGCAGTCGTTCCATGTTCAAGGAGAAGTTATATTGTAATACAAATTGATGGGTTGAGAATGAATTGTAGCCTATTGTTAAGGTTTTGTGACTTGGCTGTATTCCTCGTCAAGTAATGCCTGAGACGAGACTAAAGATTGACAGAAGTAGCAAGACCTGGGTGAAATGCTCATTTGAGAATCTGGCAAAAGTGTGAAGGTATTTATTATTCATGAATGGGTAAGTTTGGTTCTCTGGTATGGGGTTCTTTGATGTGAATGATAGGCTTACTGCTTTGCCGCTCCCTCTCAGGTGGCAATCGCAAGTCAGAAACAATGGTTGATATAAGAAATCCCAGTCAGTTTTCCTATGCACTGTTGCTGAACATGCATTTACGATTAATCTTGTATATTCAGTCTGTAAGCATTTGATAAGAACACCATAACGACATATAACCTTGCCTTAAGGCCAGCGTTGTTTTGTCTTTGATTCTAAAGGATGATTCTGAAAATAAATTACACATGTATTGCAAATCTTGGTttccctacatgtacatgtagggaaattccataaaatgatcaacctttttctATGTCCGActcccatttaaaaaaaaagtttttcttgacttcataaactgaccaagtcatggtcctttgagaatATTACAGACTCtcaaaaaaacaaatcagagacagaaaatttcatggaggtcccacatataggggtcggacatacatattttatggaattgccctttaGGTAATCCTCAATAGCCAATTCATCCACTATTCCCATaaggatgaaaagaaaattaagtgaGGTATATGTAGGCTTATGCACCATATTACTTAAGAAAGCTACTTTGAGCAGTTCTTGCTCTTTCTACTAACAGAATAATTTTGTAGATTTTATGGCTATTTCATTCTTGGCCCAACTCCAGACAACTGCAGAAACCAACCCCCTACCAAGCAGTCTGTGCATTCCTGATCATGGAAAGGACAAATGGCAAATCTTCTTTCTGGTACCCTTACATCAATGTCCTCCCAAAGGACTTCACCACACCAGCCTTCTGCTTCGCCACTCAAGCCCAATTTGATCTGCTGCCCTCTCAGGCACGGATAAGTGCCACCAAACAGCTACAGGATATCCGATGTGCTTTTGAGAGTGCTTCATGCTTGTTTGAAGACATCGAAAGGACCTTTCCCTGGTACAGGGGCGTCTTCGACTTTGGGTCCTTCCTGTGGGCGTGGTTCGTGATCAACTCTAGGTCGGTCTATATGGAGCCCAGCGGCTGCGAGACATTTGATCCAAAATCAAAAGATGACTTTGCTCTAGCTCCTTTCCTCGACCTTCTCAACCATTCTCCAGGTGCCGAGGTatgttcaaatgatttgttgCTTTGATTTATAGACCCGTCAGGGTCATGTCCACCACATTGGTGTATCTGGAGGTTGGGGCAAGTGTTCAATTGTCTAAGATGCCGGTTTCTGAGgtgcaaaaaaggaaaagtgaggggaaaagaaaaaaataggagaaatttATTACTATAAATATTATCTGATAAGACGACTTCAGAAGTCAAAGCTATATGTTCATGTATATGTAGGGGGTACACTTTTAGTGGTTGTTGGATACTTATTGCCTTGATACTTCACTGGTCGACCTTAGCTTGGGGATTTCCCAACTGCAGAagaaaagaatatgaaataattcaatataCAAAGGTATCAACTGGTATTCTTCCCTGTGATttaatatctgtgtgtttttccATGATATTGCTGCAACCTGGCCTTGATCAGATAGTGTTAAAAGGTACTGGGCGAGTAGACTCTTCATAAAACttgatgttcagtaatattaGATTACACACCAACCACCAATAGCAAGATTCaaatcttgtgattttttttggtcttgTTTTTGCTTATCCCATATGGCAAGCCCTATATAGTTTTACCACTTTCTGCTGTCGCAGATCACAactggggacattttaagggaTGACTTGATGAAATAAAGTCACTTTCGTATTATCCAAAGTTTGAATGTAAAGTACTGTAACCAAATGATAAAAGAGCTTGATTCCAAGAGGCTAAAACCACTTTTgactaatttatttttttaatgaattggatCAAACAGAATGTCATGTGATAAAATCTTACTTTGGTTGGCCATGTGATTCATACTTGGTAGTGAAAACATGGTGTGGTGGCTGCAATTTCTGTTCAGTCAGAGTGAGATCGCCCAACTCCTTTCACCCTAATACGCCTGGGAggtatcattgtcattatcaccataaatcatcattatattttcattattattttttttacctatctttatttcatctacTGCCAGGTCAGTGCAGGCTTTGATTCAGCGTCTAATACGTATCAGATCAAGACACTAGACAGCTACCGTACCTATGACCAAGTCTTCATTCACTATGGCCCCCATGACAACGTGAACCTACTCTTAGAGTACGGCTTCGTGATCCCCTCCAACCCGCATGATGTAGTTTGCTTTGAGCTAGGTGAGTCTTTGATATGTATTAGGCAACAAATTTTTTTATCCTTTTggggggagaggggaggggctacttttcacatcTTACTGCCTACATCTGTTACTTTGAATAAGCTTTGACATTGCGATGAATGGAAATTTCTAGAGCTCCTCTGGGTAGTTTCAGGACTTTTGAGCATTCGGGGGATAAGTTGCCTCCAGCCCCCATGAATTGTTCCCCAGGCATGCATCAAGTCTTCCTTTATTTATGCGATGATCAGTTAGTGCTGAgcgatatttttatttcaataaaatcatgcaatattttgaaaaatgttagGATAAGATTTTATTAAACTCTATCGACCCCCGATCGGAGTATGAGAGTCTCAACAAGAACATAATACAATAATGGATTTGCATATAAAAATgcacatatttacaataattaaaagcatgtaaaaatgaatatatttacaataatgtatatgtgtataaaaatgaacataattgGATTGTAAAACTACAATTTGCAAAAGGCTAATAGAACAACAACAAACAGGttttatgattatgttgatATATTGCGGTAACActatggcccaaattcacaaaggtggtttttaaaacccatggttgagtccacggtttatgcagatttcctgtatgaattaGGCTTATTTTACCGCGTATATTAAAATTGTCCAATGGTGATGAGCGCTTTGTCACGGTGTACcgaattgatgcctgttgctgtggttatccacgctattttattcatgagtcccttgttttgaattaatgagtccactctttaaacagtggactcgtgcatgaaatagcgtatctaaccatggtaacaggcgtcaatttggcgcactgtgacaaaagcgcgcatcagcattggacatttttttatacatgcgcccgatacgcgctaaattaagcgtaatttatacaggaaatctgcataaaccatggatttaaccgtgggttttcaaaaccgcctttgtgaattcgggccaatatgacccaaatattgttgattatgaaaagttatttttaatgtttcatcATTTCAAACGTAATCAAGTCTCTCTtgacatatttatttatatttatgaaGGTACTGCTGTAGATGCAGTGAAATCTCAACACCAGGGTCCTCTTACCTGCAGAAGAACTCGAGAGGTCACTGATTTGTGGGAGGTCAAATCTCGCACTTTGAAGGCTGCCAATCTAGATCTTGACCTGTCGTGCAGCATGTCGGGTCCCTCCTGGAATCTTCAGACAGCACTGAGAGTTCTCTGTATGGAGTACAGCGAAATGTAAGTCAGCGAGAGTGGAAACAATGGTACTTATTTTGAGCCAAGGTGATTTTTGTTTCAGGAAAATTTGTTCAGAAATGCATAACATATCTGTGGAATGAACATTGGAAACagaaatcatcatcattatcatgatcatccaCATAATCTTCAACTTCATCTTAAGTTTTATGTCATCATTAACTCCatcattattaaaatcattaccatcatcactgtcatccccataatcatcatcatcaccatcatcatcgttatcatcttcaccatcgtcattatcatccctgtaatcattatcatcaccatgatcatcactATTAGCattatcatcagtatcatcaacatcatcactatcatcatcatcactatcattatcactataatcatcactatcatcatcactatcatcatcattatcatcatcatcatcatcactgtaatcaacatcatcactctcatcactatcatcaccatcatcatcactgtcactgttactatcatcatcatcattatcatcatcactatcatcatcatcatcattattatcatcaccatcatgctCATAATAATCATccttataatcattatcatcactatcatccctataatcaatattatcatcTCCAACACAGTCCGGGCTTAAgccagggtaatgataatagtgcgcctcagaatagattatttctagatggatagtgctatacaaatgcctattattatgatcatcatcactatcatcataatcaccattgtcattcatcatcatcttcatcaccatcattagcCTATCTGATATGCGCCGGGCTATAGTGGGCAAGTTACTGGTCGCGCGAAGCAGACTGACGGGTGATGGCGAAGCCCGAGTGCCTATCATCACTGGTAAAGCCTTCAATAAGCATACATGGTTATCATATGCGTGACATACTTTTTATTATGCATCATTCATAAGATAACCCTTATATGGCGATCAACTGTATTGTTTAACCAATCAAATATCATTGCAGTCTACATCATGTTCAAGCCTCGTCGCTTATTGGTCTGTGTTCACGGAcagttatgaatatttatgttaAAGCTAAGTTGGGGGTTCATAGAATTTCTACGAACGGAACAAGGTAAATAACCAGTGATGATAGGCGCTCGGGCTGTGCCCTCGCCCTTCAGTAGTTTGCCCACTACCCTGATGCATATCAGATAGGCTACACCATCATCAATACTATCGACATCTTCTGCACACGATATGAGTGCCCTGTAATTGGCATTATTGTACTTAGTGTTATAATTATCTCCCTGACATCTTTTCAATATTGAGAGAGTTTTTAAGTCAATTGTTCAACATCTTAAATGGATTGCTCTTTTCTTCATCGTTTTTTGTTTGCTTAGAGTGAACTGGAAGAGAGTTATAGCAGAGAACAATATCCCACCATCAACCAAGAACTTAATCAGAGGAGCCTTAGATAAGTTAACCACTGATGAACAAGAGAGGGTGCTGTCTATGCTTCAGGTAAATTTATCCAtggtatcacaggcctaattcatttcccatagactcgtgtgttaaagtggctcttaaaaaaaattcataaaaaataagacggaaattcgagggttgaatgtttactaccagtggataggataaatatctgacattccatacaagtatctgaccagaaaagggtacctcggccggctcattttaaaattaaatcagcatttacgaagactacacctgacgggaccaaattcatcacttgagagagtaaaatgaccctaattcttccgccagtgaaaatatagttccatagtggtgaaatatctttccaatttggaaaaagtaatatcaaatatcagcaaaatcaaatttaaagattgagcaatgggttggctcgaatgaatatctttggcCTGCCAGTTGTGATTAGGCCTGTGCAACCCCatgtgggttttttttgctttgttttgaaTGAACTTGTCCATGCTCATCATGGTCAAATTGTGTTTGTAAAAGCCACTATTGGACAGGGCTAGGCTCAATTACATTCCAAATACATTCCTAAATACATTTTAGAGATGATCCAGCTActtaattaacataattaaaactagattttaattcgtcatgcggtcGAATTAAATGGTCTGTCGTAGAAAGATAAATACTAGTAGATAAACATAcattattatttaaacaaatgagtAGATATAAGATTGACAGATAAATAGACAGTCAGATAGACAAACATATTTAGAGAGATACACACAGgaaatatagataaatagatagatggagagataaatgataagTGGATAGATTAATAGAAGAaaggtagaaaaattatattttgatatataaatagacagatatatgtatatatatatatatatatatatatatatatatatatatatatatatatatatatatagacataTAAATACATATTAGATAGGTAGACAGATAGacattagatagatagataatgaTTGATAACAAAAAGtacaatgatgatgaggatgataataatgattgatGACAAATAAGATGATGATAACGGTGATTATGATATTTTATATACACAGATGGACAGACAGAAAATATAtcgatatatttattgatagatAAACAGATAGAATAACATATTAACAGATttaatagatggatggatagatagatagatattagGTAGACAGAAAAATAAACA
It encodes the following:
- the LOC121414193 gene encoding SET domain-containing protein 4-like isoform X3, with protein sequence MDLAASVAVSSLPSFQPGDLIVEIPRRLLVTPKDVLNTELGPLIKRQLQKPTPYQAVCAFLIMERTNGKSSFWYPYINVLPKDFTTPAFCFATQAQFDLLPSQARISATKQLQDIRCAFESASCLFEDIERTFPWYRGVFDFGSFLWAWFVINSRSVYMEPSGCETFDPKSKDDFALAPFLDLLNHSPGAEVSAGFDSASNTYQIKTLDSYRTYDQVFIHYGPHDNVNLLLEYGFVIPSNPHDVVCFELGTAVDAVKSQHQGPLTCRRTREVTDLWEVKSRTLKAANLDLDLSCSMSGPSWNLQTALRVLCMEYSEIVNWKRVIAENNIPPSTKNLIRGALDKLTTDEQERVLSMLQILDRADLGEKMGDYIQNVRILWSERLNILRATRAELDPNG
- the LOC121414193 gene encoding SET domain-containing protein 4-like isoform X4 — translated: MRHFRKRRKNRKPRYTTVPVDHEDQYILLMKWMKEHGFSCKRCCLKPAFFPDTGRGLMARKNFRPGDLIVEIPRRLLVTPKDVLNTELGPLIKRQLQKPTPYQAVCAFLIMERTNGKSSFWYPYINVLPKDFTTPAFCFATQAQFDLLPSQARISATKQLQDIRCAFESASCLFEDIERTFPWYRGVFDFGSFLWAWFVINSRSVYMEPSGCETFDPKSKDDFALAPFLDLLNHSPGAEVSAGFDSASNTYQIKTLDSYRTYDQVFIHYGPHDNVNLLLEYGFVIPSNPHDVVCFELGTAVDAVKSQHQGPLTCRRTREVTDLWEVKSRTLKAANLDLDLSCSMSGPSWNLQTALRVLCMEYSEM
- the LOC121414193 gene encoding SET domain-containing protein 4-like isoform X2, which gives rise to MRHFRKRRKNRKPRYTIPVDHEDQYILLMKWMKEHGFSCKRCCLKPAFFPDTGRGLMARKNFRPGDLIVEIPRRLLVTPKDVLNTELGPLIKRQLQKPTPYQAVCAFLIMERTNGKSSFWYPYINVLPKDFTTPAFCFATQAQFDLLPSQARISATKQLQDIRCAFESASCLFEDIERTFPWYRGVFDFGSFLWAWFVINSRSVYMEPSGCETFDPKSKDDFALAPFLDLLNHSPGAEVSAGFDSASNTYQIKTLDSYRTYDQVFIHYGPHDNVNLLLEYGFVIPSNPHDVVCFELGTAVDAVKSQHQGPLTCRRTREVTDLWEVKSRTLKAANLDLDLSCSMSGPSWNLQTALRVLCMEYSEIVNWKRVIAENNIPPSTKNLIRGALDKLTTDEQERVLSMLQILDRADLGEKMGDYIQNVRILWSERLNILRATRAELDPNG
- the LOC121414193 gene encoding SET domain-containing protein 4-like isoform X1, with the protein product MRHFRKRRKNRKPRYTTVPVDHEDQYILLMKWMKEHGFSCKRCCLKPAFFPDTGRGLMARKNFRPGDLIVEIPRRLLVTPKDVLNTELGPLIKRQLQKPTPYQAVCAFLIMERTNGKSSFWYPYINVLPKDFTTPAFCFATQAQFDLLPSQARISATKQLQDIRCAFESASCLFEDIERTFPWYRGVFDFGSFLWAWFVINSRSVYMEPSGCETFDPKSKDDFALAPFLDLLNHSPGAEVSAGFDSASNTYQIKTLDSYRTYDQVFIHYGPHDNVNLLLEYGFVIPSNPHDVVCFELGTAVDAVKSQHQGPLTCRRTREVTDLWEVKSRTLKAANLDLDLSCSMSGPSWNLQTALRVLCMEYSEIVNWKRVIAENNIPPSTKNLIRGALDKLTTDEQERVLSMLQILDRADLGEKMGDYIQNVRILWSERLNILRATRAELDPNG